The proteins below come from a single Streptomyces sp. B3I8 genomic window:
- a CDS encoding PP2C family protein-serine/threonine phosphatase, translating into MEERGRDGRRMLTELLAASHLMPIELLPAKAAECARAAGFRAVLIYLADLQRKVLRLLPAEGPAPLDAQDTVPIRGTVAGRAFQYCDALPAVPAADGVAAWWVPLLDGTERIGVLRVAGAREDADVHADMEALAGLVSLIVVSKRDTSDTMARLVRARPLSVAAEMQWNLMASRTYADGRVAISAAMEPAYRISGDAFEYAVDGPLVHLAVLDAMGHDTAAGLSAALALGACRNARRQGAGLVGTGEAVEAALIEQYDRRRYVTGILAVLDTRTGVLEWVNRGHHPPIVIRGNRWITPLACPPAHPMGTDLGLPSTVCREQLQPGDRLVLHTDGITEARRRGGPEFGLERFVDFLVRHHADGLPVPETLRRLVNAVLDHHDGHLEDDATVLLCEWIGPHLEPVARAAEAVGVSAHGPREGGGTAGTAGSGRRRDPRGRARTR; encoded by the coding sequence ATGGAGGAACGCGGCCGGGACGGCCGGAGGATGCTGACGGAACTGCTCGCCGCCAGCCACCTCATGCCCATCGAACTGCTGCCGGCCAAGGCCGCCGAGTGCGCGCGGGCCGCCGGGTTCCGCGCGGTGCTGATCTACCTCGCCGATCTCCAGCGCAAGGTCCTGCGCCTCCTCCCGGCCGAGGGACCCGCGCCCCTCGACGCGCAGGACACTGTGCCGATCCGGGGAACGGTCGCCGGGCGGGCCTTCCAGTACTGCGACGCCCTGCCCGCCGTGCCGGCCGCCGACGGTGTCGCCGCGTGGTGGGTCCCGCTGCTCGACGGCACCGAGCGCATCGGAGTGCTGCGGGTGGCCGGCGCGCGCGAGGACGCCGACGTCCACGCCGACATGGAGGCACTGGCCGGGCTCGTCTCGCTCATCGTCGTCAGCAAACGGGACACCAGCGACACCATGGCCAGGCTGGTGCGTGCCCGACCGCTGAGCGTGGCCGCGGAGATGCAGTGGAACCTGATGGCCTCGCGCACCTACGCGGACGGCCGGGTGGCGATCTCCGCCGCCATGGAACCCGCCTACCGGATCAGCGGGGACGCCTTCGAGTACGCCGTCGACGGGCCCCTCGTCCACCTCGCCGTCCTCGACGCGATGGGCCACGACACCGCCGCCGGACTCTCCGCCGCCCTCGCCCTGGGCGCCTGCCGCAACGCACGCCGGCAGGGAGCCGGTCTCGTCGGCACGGGGGAGGCCGTCGAGGCGGCGCTCATCGAGCAGTACGACCGGCGGCGCTACGTCACCGGGATCCTGGCCGTCCTCGACACCCGCACCGGCGTCCTGGAGTGGGTCAACCGCGGACACCACCCGCCCATCGTGATCCGCGGCAACCGCTGGATCACACCGTTGGCCTGCCCTCCCGCCCACCCCATGGGCACCGACCTGGGCCTGCCCTCCACCGTGTGCCGCGAGCAGTTGCAGCCCGGCGACCGCCTCGTCCTGCACACCGACGGCATCACGGAGGCCCGCCGGCGCGGCGGACCGGAGTTCGGCCTCGAACGCTTCGTCGACTTCCTCGTCCGCCACCACGCCGACGGCCTGCCCGTCCCCGAGACCCTGCGCCGGCTCGTCAACGCCGTCCTCGACCACCACGACGGCCACCTCGAGGACGACGCCACCGTCCTGCTGTGCGAGTGGATCGGCCCCCACCTGGAACCCGTCGCGCGGGCGGCCGAGGCCGTGGGGGTGTCGGCCCACGGCCCGCGCGAGGGCGGCGGGACCGCGGGGACGGCCGGGAGCGGACGCCGGCGTGACCCTCGAGGACGTGCGCGGACGCGCTAG
- a CDS encoding Gfo/Idh/MocA family protein, translated as MTDAPHDLRLGVLGFGLRGSLARTAHRPGHGSRIVALADPDGAARKEAAAAFPGVRLTEDHRKVLHAPDVDAVLVLTPDHTHADLAREALEAGKPVFVEKPLDITVERCDAILRTAYETGTRLYVGHNMRHMPVIRLMRDIITRGEIGEVKTVWVRHFVGYGGDWYFKDWHAERRHTTGLLLQKAAHDIDVLHWLAGGYAQRVQALGDLMVYGDNPNRRAPGEPKHADWHTADGHWPPHTQRGLNPVIDVEDVSLLNMRLDNGVLAAYQQCHFTPDYWRNYTVIGDAGRLENFGDEEGAVVRVWNSRRSAYRAEPDAEYAVPLTENTVPGEEGEDGEEHGGADPLLIDEFLRFVREGGTTDTSPVAARMAVAAGVRATESLRDGGTPREVPELDPELVAYFERAQTR; from the coding sequence ATGACCGACGCCCCCCACGACCTCCGGCTCGGTGTCCTCGGCTTCGGGCTGCGCGGCTCGCTCGCACGTACCGCGCACCGGCCGGGCCACGGATCCCGGATCGTCGCGCTCGCCGACCCCGACGGGGCGGCCCGCAAGGAGGCCGCGGCGGCGTTCCCCGGAGTCCGCCTGACCGAGGACCACAGGAAGGTGCTCCACGCCCCGGACGTCGACGCCGTCCTGGTCCTCACCCCCGACCACACCCACGCCGACCTCGCCCGCGAGGCGCTCGAAGCGGGCAAGCCCGTCTTCGTCGAGAAGCCCCTCGACATCACCGTCGAGCGGTGCGACGCGATCCTGCGCACGGCGTACGAGACCGGCACCCGTCTCTACGTCGGACACAACATGCGGCACATGCCGGTGATCCGGCTGATGCGCGACATCATCACGCGCGGCGAGATCGGCGAGGTCAAGACCGTCTGGGTGCGGCACTTCGTGGGGTACGGCGGCGACTGGTACTTCAAGGACTGGCACGCGGAGCGCCGGCACACCACCGGACTGCTGCTCCAGAAGGCGGCCCACGACATCGACGTGCTGCACTGGCTCGCGGGCGGCTACGCACAGCGGGTGCAGGCCCTCGGCGACCTGATGGTCTACGGGGACAACCCGAACCGCAGGGCCCCCGGCGAGCCCAAGCACGCCGACTGGCACACCGCCGACGGCCACTGGCCGCCGCACACCCAGCGCGGACTCAACCCGGTCATCGACGTGGAGGACGTGTCGCTGCTCAACATGCGTCTGGACAACGGGGTACTGGCCGCCTACCAGCAGTGCCACTTCACCCCCGACTACTGGCGCAACTACACCGTCATCGGTGACGCGGGCCGCCTGGAGAACTTCGGCGACGAGGAGGGGGCGGTGGTCCGGGTGTGGAACTCCCGCCGCTCCGCCTACCGGGCCGAACCCGACGCGGAGTACGCCGTGCCGCTCACCGAGAACACCGTGCCCGGGGAGGAGGGCGAGGACGGCGAGGAGCACGGTGGCGCCGACCCGCTGCTGATCGACGAGTTCCTCAGGTTCGTGCGCGAGGGCGGCACCACGGACACCTCGCCCGTCGCCGCGCGGATGGCCGTCGCCGCCGGAGTGCGGGCCACCGAGTCACTGCGCGACGGCGGCACACCCCGCGAGGTCCCCGAGCTGGACCCGGAACTGGTCGCGTACTTCGAGCGGGCGCAGACGCGCTGA
- a CDS encoding DMT family transporter, giving the protein MGVRPGLVLSVVFALCAAFSNALATVLQRRAALSVPESRGFRFGLVVDLLHRPVWVAGMLAVVAAGIGQAAALATGPLSLVQPLFVLELPLALLLASLMTRNRMPGALWLAVAAVVAGLGVALAAAAPSGHREQVSPHRWIPTLVACAGLVALLVAAGLRRPNGKARAGCLGAATAVCYALTAGLMKAAVAVLDSDGLLAFLTVWQTYAFAAAGVCAVLLLEHSMQGGPLVASQPALTLGDATVSLLLGVVLYQEHIRTGWWLLPQLLGVGLIIGGVLVLARRGTDLRATATS; this is encoded by the coding sequence ATGGGTGTGCGACCGGGACTCGTGCTGTCGGTGGTCTTCGCGCTGTGTGCGGCGTTCAGCAACGCGCTGGCCACCGTGCTGCAACGGCGGGCCGCGTTGAGTGTCCCCGAGTCGCGGGGGTTCCGCTTCGGGCTGGTCGTCGACCTGCTGCACCGGCCGGTCTGGGTCGCCGGGATGCTCGCGGTGGTGGCGGCGGGGATCGGACAGGCGGCGGCGCTGGCCACCGGGCCGCTCTCGCTCGTCCAGCCGCTGTTCGTGCTGGAGCTGCCACTGGCCCTGCTGCTCGCCTCGCTGATGACGCGCAACCGGATGCCGGGCGCGCTGTGGCTGGCCGTGGCGGCGGTGGTCGCCGGGCTGGGCGTCGCGCTGGCGGCCGCCGCGCCCTCGGGACACCGCGAACAGGTGTCCCCCCACCGGTGGATCCCGACGCTGGTCGCCTGCGCCGGACTGGTGGCGCTGCTGGTCGCGGCCGGGCTCAGAAGGCCGAACGGCAAGGCGCGGGCCGGCTGCCTCGGCGCGGCCACCGCCGTCTGCTACGCGCTGACCGCCGGGTTGATGAAGGCCGCCGTGGCGGTACTGGACTCCGACGGACTTCTCGCCTTCCTCACCGTGTGGCAGACGTACGCGTTCGCGGCGGCCGGGGTGTGCGCGGTGCTGCTGCTGGAGCACTCGATGCAGGGCGGTCCGCTGGTCGCCTCCCAGCCGGCGCTCACCCTCGGGGACGCGACGGTGAGCCTGCTGCTGGGGGTGGTGCTGTACCAGGAGCACATCCGCACCGGCTGGTGGCTGCTGCCGCAGCTGCTGGGCGTGGGCCTGATCATCGGGGGTGTGCTGGTGCTCGCGCGCCGGGGGACGGATCTGCGCGCGACCGCGACTTCTTGA
- a CDS encoding endonuclease/exonuclease/phosphatase family protein, translating into MQARGTWWLVGAVIAVWIVASGPGLPHGGSSAGSQPRASDRHVVPNRVMTWNICNPCKSGDFDLAAEIAESAPQVIGLQESCTGQVERIRDALKNRYGLDYHVAYGTVLHSWGRCGGAPWKPGGYGEAILSAAPMTDAVAVEYPDGGSEDRGYMAVTTTVGGRHVRVFNTHLAERRQEPVRAKQVDVLAKVVARHDPAIVLGDFNAVPYASELHAMWPLVKDSDPGCRPSSTDGCEPTTDWHSKFDYVFLRGVEARDHRVRPSAHSDHHMLYADLRPVGAGVS; encoded by the coding sequence GTGCAGGCAAGGGGCACATGGTGGCTCGTGGGCGCCGTCATCGCCGTCTGGATCGTGGCCTCGGGCCCCGGCCTTCCGCACGGCGGCTCGTCCGCCGGGTCGCAGCCTCGGGCGTCCGACCGCCACGTCGTACCGAACCGGGTCATGACGTGGAACATCTGCAACCCGTGCAAGAGCGGCGACTTCGATCTGGCGGCGGAGATCGCCGAGTCGGCACCCCAGGTCATCGGTCTGCAGGAGTCGTGCACGGGCCAGGTCGAGCGGATCCGCGATGCGCTGAAGAACCGTTACGGGCTCGATTACCACGTCGCGTACGGGACCGTCCTGCACAGTTGGGGCCGCTGCGGAGGGGCGCCGTGGAAGCCGGGCGGCTACGGAGAAGCCATCCTCTCGGCGGCGCCGATGACCGACGCCGTCGCCGTCGAATACCCCGACGGCGGGTCCGAGGACCGGGGGTACATGGCGGTCACGACCACGGTAGGCGGCCGGCACGTCAGGGTCTTCAACACACATCTCGCCGAACGGCGACAGGAACCGGTCCGGGCGAAGCAGGTGGACGTCCTCGCCAAGGTGGTCGCCCGCCACGACCCCGCGATCGTCCTGGGCGACTTCAACGCCGTGCCGTACGCCTCCGAACTCCACGCGATGTGGCCGCTGGTCAAGGACTCCGACCCCGGGTGCCGCCCCTCGTCCACCGACGGCTGCGAGCCCACCACCGATTGGCACAGCAAGTTCGACTACGTCTTCCTGCGGGGCGTCGAGGCACGCGACCACCGCGTCCGGCCGAGCGCCCACTCGGACCACCACATGCTGTACGCCGACCTGCGGCCCGTCGGGGCCGGCGTCTCCTAG
- a CDS encoding GAF domain-containing protein yields MPLSDPGADGARDHGELVSYRLRRERELSSLYATARSLAALGEVGEVLSSIVRHAHELIGSDIAYLSLLDAEGNLKLSASAGTISHEFSTAWMPPGGGLGARVIESRAPFWVSNYREAQVLSHRSVFDSLVPDEGLVALLGVPLLVGEKVVGVLFAADRTERPFEKDEVALLSAFADHAAIALNNARLYEESRVSLRRLREAYRTIEEQVTSVERAAAVHEALTHVVLTGGGPGDIARLLVEHLRGTVTVLDRDDRIVAVRCAEGQPADPDREPVRALLEEARSTGRCASARGADGVVRSVAAVHAGGSHLGSLSLARSAAPDPADIRMLERAAQIMGLLVLMRDARVEAEERVRGELLTELLSRAPLHPAHRDRALARGVDVDHLDVLVVADCPGRPASDVVRRLNAVSPEWSGLAGEYLGRATMLLRADDVEEAARALHQGLRRALGAPLLLVADRVTGQERSRSFSLAQRCVEVMRALGEEDRGATTRQYAMYALVFDPQRTHDLDRFLTDELGVLLDYDRRRATDLVATTAAYFAHSGNLRQTATALHVHMNTLLKRLHRIGVLLGEDWRSPDSSLRLHLAVRLHQLRAALDRSASDPAG; encoded by the coding sequence ATGCCGCTGAGCGATCCCGGCGCGGACGGCGCCCGGGACCACGGAGAACTCGTCTCCTACCGGCTGCGCCGCGAACGGGAGTTGAGCAGCCTGTACGCGACGGCCCGCTCCCTGGCCGCGCTCGGTGAGGTGGGCGAGGTGCTCTCCTCGATCGTCCGGCACGCCCACGAGCTGATCGGCAGCGACATCGCCTACCTCTCCCTGCTGGACGCGGAGGGCAACCTGAAACTGAGCGCGTCGGCGGGCACGATCTCGCACGAGTTCTCCACGGCGTGGATGCCGCCCGGCGGCGGACTCGGGGCCCGGGTGATCGAGTCGCGGGCCCCGTTCTGGGTGAGCAACTACCGCGAGGCCCAGGTCCTCAGCCACCGCTCCGTGTTCGACTCGCTCGTGCCCGACGAGGGACTCGTCGCGCTGCTCGGCGTGCCGCTCCTGGTGGGCGAGAAAGTCGTCGGCGTCCTCTTCGCCGCAGACCGCACCGAACGTCCCTTCGAGAAGGACGAGGTGGCCCTCCTCAGCGCCTTCGCCGACCACGCCGCGATCGCCCTCAACAACGCCCGCCTGTACGAGGAGAGCCGCGTCTCGCTGCGACGGCTGCGGGAGGCGTACCGCACGATCGAGGAGCAGGTCACGTCCGTGGAGCGGGCCGCCGCCGTGCACGAGGCGCTGACCCACGTCGTGCTCACCGGGGGCGGGCCCGGTGACATCGCGCGACTCCTGGTCGAGCACCTGCGCGGCACCGTCACCGTCCTGGACCGGGACGACCGGATCGTCGCCGTCCGGTGCGCCGAAGGGCAGCCGGCCGACCCGGACCGGGAACCCGTCCGGGCACTGCTGGAGGAGGCGCGCAGCACCGGGCGGTGCGCCTCCGCGCGGGGTGCGGACGGGGTGGTGCGCAGCGTGGCGGCCGTCCACGCCGGCGGCAGCCACCTCGGCTCGCTGTCCCTGGCCCGGAGTGCCGCGCCGGACCCGGCGGACATCCGCATGCTGGAACGCGCGGCCCAGATCATGGGCCTGCTGGTCCTCATGCGTGACGCCCGTGTCGAGGCGGAGGAACGGGTACGTGGCGAACTGCTCACCGAACTGCTCTCCCGTGCCCCCCTGCACCCCGCCCACCGCGACCGGGCGCTGGCCCGGGGGGTCGACGTCGACCACCTCGACGTCCTGGTCGTGGCCGACTGCCCGGGCAGGCCCGCCAGTGATGTGGTGCGCCGGCTCAACGCCGTCTCGCCCGAGTGGTCGGGGCTGGCGGGGGAGTACCTCGGCCGGGCGACGATGCTGCTGCGCGCCGACGACGTGGAGGAGGCGGCCCGCGCCCTGCACCAGGGACTGCGGCGCGCCCTGGGCGCGCCGCTGCTGCTGGTCGCGGACCGGGTCACGGGGCAGGAACGCTCCCGCTCGTTCTCGCTGGCCCAGCGGTGCGTGGAGGTGATGCGCGCGCTGGGGGAGGAGGACCGGGGGGCGACGACCCGCCAGTACGCGATGTACGCGCTCGTGTTCGACCCCCAGCGCACCCACGACCTCGACCGGTTCCTCACCGACGAACTCGGTGTGCTTCTCGACTACGACCGGCGGCGCGCCACCGACCTGGTCGCCACGACGGCCGCCTACTTCGCCCACTCCGGCAATCTGCGCCAGACGGCCACCGCCCTGCACGTCCACATGAACACGTTGCTGAAGCGTCTGCACCGGATCGGTGTGCTGCTCGGCGAGGACTGGCGCTCCCCGGACTCCTCGCTGCGCCTGCATCTGGCGGTCCGGCTCCACCAACTGCGGGCCGCCCTCGACCGGTCGGCCTCGGACCCCGCAGGGTGA
- a CDS encoding MFS transporter codes for MTSSAHAHLPDSDSGQDSDSGRDSGADTGAHAGAAPSAADERRAHRRLLAAGLLGSSIEWYDFFLYGTAAALVFPDVFFPHSSALTGTLLSFSTFWAGFVARPLGGLLAGHFGDKYGRKPTVVVCLLGMALATFLIGCLPSAGTVGVLAPTLLVLLRFVQGIAAGGQWGGIALLLTESSGPKRRGFAGTFGQTSVPVAVIISTLVFTSVSASLSDDALIDWGWRIPFLLSAVMFPVVLYIQRKVEDTPDFRKLQERAARKQEAVVVRAPLAEAVRRNWRVILLACGTLSATNSLFYVSITGLLSYGTKTLDMNRNSLLTATLLSAVVMTALLPYTGKLSDRYGRRTLILVGGLGVVAWAFPYFALVGTASVPMIFIAVTVGFVFQGLTYGPMAAYFGELFAPNVRYSSASLAYQLSAIVVSGSTPVLMTWLIAKTDSTVLVAAFIALMGAVTFVCAWFLPETNTAEVRRDPEALPGAHLYR; via the coding sequence ATGACTTCCTCCGCTCACGCACACCTCCCCGACAGCGACAGCGGCCAAGACAGCGACAGCGGCCGTGACAGCGGCGCCGACACGGGCGCCCACGCCGGCGCCGCGCCCTCTGCCGCCGACGAACGCCGCGCCCACCGCAGGCTGCTCGCGGCGGGACTGCTGGGCAGTTCGATCGAGTGGTACGACTTCTTCCTGTACGGGACGGCGGCGGCGCTGGTCTTCCCCGACGTCTTCTTCCCGCACTCCTCCGCCCTGACGGGCACCCTGCTGTCCTTCAGCACGTTCTGGGCGGGTTTCGTGGCCCGTCCGCTCGGCGGGCTCCTCGCCGGTCACTTCGGTGACAAGTACGGCCGCAAGCCCACCGTCGTCGTCTGTCTCCTCGGCATGGCGCTCGCCACGTTCCTGATCGGCTGTCTGCCGAGCGCCGGGACCGTCGGCGTGCTCGCCCCGACCCTGCTGGTGCTGCTGCGCTTCGTGCAGGGCATCGCGGCGGGCGGCCAGTGGGGCGGGATCGCGCTGCTCCTGACGGAGTCGTCCGGGCCCAAGCGACGGGGGTTCGCGGGTACGTTCGGCCAGACCAGTGTGCCCGTCGCGGTCATCATCTCCACCCTGGTGTTCACCTCGGTCAGCGCCTCCCTGTCGGACGACGCCCTGATCGACTGGGGCTGGCGCATCCCGTTCCTGCTCAGCGCGGTCATGTTCCCGGTGGTGCTGTACATCCAGCGCAAGGTCGAGGACACCCCGGACTTCCGCAAGCTCCAGGAGCGGGCGGCGCGCAAGCAGGAGGCGGTCGTGGTGCGGGCGCCGCTGGCCGAGGCGGTGCGCCGCAACTGGCGCGTCATCCTGCTCGCCTGCGGCACCCTGTCCGCCACCAACAGCCTGTTCTACGTCAGCATCACCGGGCTGCTGAGCTACGGCACCAAGACGCTGGACATGAACCGGAACTCACTGCTGACGGCCACGCTGCTGAGCGCGGTCGTGATGACGGCGCTGCTCCCGTACACGGGGAAGCTGTCGGACCGTTACGGCCGGCGGACCCTCATCCTCGTCGGCGGGCTCGGCGTGGTCGCCTGGGCCTTCCCCTACTTCGCGCTGGTGGGGACGGCGTCAGTACCGATGATCTTCATCGCGGTCACGGTCGGCTTCGTCTTCCAGGGGCTGACCTACGGCCCGATGGCGGCCTACTTCGGCGAGCTGTTCGCGCCGAACGTCCGCTACTCCAGCGCCTCCCTGGCGTACCAGCTCTCCGCCATCGTCGTCAGCGGCAGCACGCCGGTCCTGATGACGTGGCTGATCGCGAAGACGGACAGCACCGTCCTGGTCGCGGCGTTCATCGCCCTGATGGGTGCGGTCACCTTCGTCTGCGCCTGGTTCCTGCCGGAGACCAACACCGCCGAGGTGCGCCGGGATCCCGAGGCGCTCCCCGGGGCGCACCTGTACCGCTGA
- a CDS encoding AMP-binding protein, whose protein sequence is MFTPEPGYPLGDIPGEYAAERPEAVAVRAEDEELSWDELYRASNAVARGLRLAGAGPGRIVPLMLPNSVDVIVAAFACLKIGAVPQPLSTRLAPPEEQAVLELSDPAVVVGREEGAPVGDGRLRVTTVAALRRLGGTDDDLPTEVGSSWKAPTSGGSTGRPKIILSGSSGTFHAFDSEAWGIGSRERALITAPVHHNAPFSTAMTVLFNGGTVTLLGRFDAERVLAEVERHAITWMYLVPTMMRRILALPEATRHRYDLSSLVSVWHCAEPCPPAIKQAWIDWLGAERIFELYAGTEAQAGCTISGPEWLEHRGSVGRTTWGEIRIVALDGTPVTESGRSGEVFMRVPPGNPPAFSYLGAEVEEVDGWSTLGDIGEFDADGYLYLHDRRSDMLLVGGVNVYPAEIEGALAEHPDVLSSAVIGLPDADRGNRIHAIVQVEEGSTATAEEIGSFLTGRLSPHKRPRSIELVDTPLRSPAGKIRRSALRAERLAGAEAAR, encoded by the coding sequence ATGTTCACCCCTGAACCCGGATACCCGCTCGGTGACATCCCCGGGGAGTACGCGGCGGAGCGCCCGGAGGCGGTCGCGGTGCGGGCGGAGGACGAGGAGCTGAGCTGGGACGAGCTGTACCGGGCGAGCAACGCGGTGGCACGCGGCCTGCGACTGGCCGGTGCCGGGCCCGGACGCATCGTCCCGCTGATGCTGCCCAACAGTGTGGACGTGATCGTGGCGGCCTTCGCCTGCCTGAAGATCGGGGCCGTTCCGCAGCCGCTCTCGACGCGGCTCGCGCCCCCCGAGGAGCAGGCCGTCCTCGAGCTGTCCGATCCGGCGGTCGTCGTCGGCCGGGAGGAGGGCGCACCCGTGGGCGACGGCCGGTTGCGGGTCACCACCGTGGCCGCGCTGCGTCGGCTCGGCGGCACGGACGACGACCTGCCGACGGAGGTCGGCTCCTCCTGGAAGGCACCGACGTCCGGCGGCTCCACCGGCCGCCCGAAGATCATCCTGTCGGGTTCGTCGGGCACGTTCCACGCCTTCGACAGCGAGGCGTGGGGAATCGGCAGCCGGGAGCGGGCGCTCATCACCGCCCCGGTCCACCACAACGCGCCGTTCTCCACGGCCATGACGGTCCTCTTCAACGGCGGCACGGTCACCCTGCTCGGCAGGTTCGACGCGGAGCGGGTGCTGGCCGAGGTGGAACGGCACGCGATCACCTGGATGTACCTGGTGCCGACGATGATGCGGCGCATCCTGGCGCTGCCCGAGGCGACCCGGCACCGCTACGACCTCTCCTCGCTGGTGTCGGTGTGGCACTGCGCGGAACCGTGCCCGCCGGCGATCAAGCAGGCGTGGATCGACTGGCTCGGCGCCGAGCGGATCTTCGAGCTCTACGCCGGGACCGAGGCGCAGGCCGGCTGCACCATCTCGGGCCCCGAATGGCTCGAGCACCGCGGCTCGGTGGGCCGCACCACCTGGGGCGAGATCAGAATCGTGGCGCTGGACGGGACCCCGGTCACCGAGTCCGGCCGCAGCGGTGAGGTCTTCATGCGGGTCCCGCCGGGCAATCCGCCCGCCTTCAGCTACCTGGGCGCGGAGGTGGAGGAGGTCGACGGGTGGTCGACGCTCGGCGACATCGGCGAGTTCGACGCCGACGGGTATCTGTACCTGCACGACCGGCGGTCGGACATGCTGCTGGTGGGCGGCGTGAACGTCTACCCCGCCGAGATCGAGGGCGCCCTCGCCGAACACCCCGACGTGCTCTCCAGCGCGGTGATCGGGCTGCCCGACGCGGACCGCGGCAACCGGATCCACGCGATCGTCCAGGTGGAGGAGGGGTCAACGGCGACGGCCGAGGAGATCGGCTCGTTCCTGACCGGGCGGCTCTCCCCGCACAAGCGGCCCCGGTCGATCGAGCTCGTCGACACACCGCTGCGCAGCCCGGCGGGCAAGATCAGGCGCTCCGCCCTGCGCGCGGAACGCCTGGCCGGGGCCGAGGCGGCCCGCTGA